A genomic window from Yoonia rosea includes:
- a CDS encoding FkbM family methyltransferase has translation MTENRFARTALPEAAVVDDFLRPYATDTPLIRVGDFGDGGYLVPDDFRGIAACYSPGVSQQASFEMDMAKRRIPSFMADASVANPPLQVPGAQFIPKFLGDKDEGDFITLASWVAATDPNPDADLLLQMDIEGAEYETLGAAPRDLLRRFRIIVIELHHLPSILTKPKFLNRALSAINKLHDDFVTVHLHPNNVSGTVEIEGEMIPRVIEATLLRRDRAQGLRPVQSLPHPLDVRHNLRKPALALPDRWMGAAERGAEV, from the coding sequence GTGACTGAAAATAGGTTCGCGCGCACAGCTTTGCCTGAGGCAGCTGTAGTAGATGACTTTCTGCGGCCTTATGCAACGGACACGCCATTGATCCGCGTCGGGGATTTTGGTGACGGCGGGTATTTGGTACCGGACGATTTTCGCGGCATTGCCGCCTGCTATTCGCCCGGGGTTTCACAACAGGCCAGCTTTGAGATGGACATGGCCAAGCGGCGTATACCGTCTTTCATGGCGGACGCCTCGGTCGCGAATCCGCCGCTGCAGGTGCCCGGTGCGCAGTTCATCCCCAAGTTTCTGGGCGATAAGGACGAGGGTGATTTTATCACGCTCGCATCATGGGTCGCAGCAACCGACCCCAATCCGGATGCCGATCTGCTTTTGCAGATGGATATCGAGGGCGCGGAATACGAGACCCTCGGCGCTGCCCCCCGAGATCTGCTGCGCCGCTTTCGGATCATCGTGATCGAGCTTCACCATTTGCCCTCAATACTGACCAAACCGAAATTTCTGAACCGGGCGCTTTCAGCGATCAATAAGTTGCACGACGACTTTGTGACGGTTCATCTTCACCCCAACAACGTTTCGGGCACCGTGGAGATTGAAGGCGAAATGATCCCGCGGGTGATCGAGGCTACGCTACTGCGGCGTGATCGTGCACAGGGGCTCCGGCCGGTGCAATCGTTGCCGCATCCATTGGATGTCCGTCACAACCTGCGCAAACCGGCTTTGGCCTTGCCGGACAGGTGGATGGGTGCCGCAGAACGCGGAGCTGAGGTGTAG
- a CDS encoding glycosyltransferase family protein, which translates to MQWSLEKGYVLADGLHYLGFLELLHQVIHPDWYLEIGTRTGASLKLSAAKSIAVDPDYQLSHEVIQNKPALHAFQESSDAFFEAGRIQHLGARIDLASLNGKHLFEDLLRDFIGTEKCCAQNGLIVFQGGLPQDEAMASRDHGPVAPADWAGDIWKILPVLKRYRPDLKIDVLDAAPTGLVIVSNLDPHNTVLEENYAAIVQDYQNTTLQDYGVERYFSALDIQSAADSRWLCAFPFELGKGWRDKPDISIKIAAPTRDKMVKWGDYHFARSLARAFCRLGYKTTICPAEDWYLHRRAGGIDLVLRGRANFHRQPGRLCLMWAISKAMRAVNYTNADHVFWASKQLFEKAKLDQPDGQFSLLPQAFDHDLMTLGPKKARKGLAFVGRARAGFERSSVVHAAQANEDLRIWGPGWQAGKYAPYVVAEGVPNDDLAEIYQSAQVVLNDHTATMKESGFLSNRVFDTLACGAIPLSEDVGWLPDDIADFVYLYHDQESFAAGVARARAESAAKRKKRDTLARQLVAVHSFKARAVEILKVAEALRAETLSA; encoded by the coding sequence ATGCAGTGGAGTTTGGAAAAGGGATATGTCTTGGCGGACGGGCTGCATTACCTCGGCTTTCTCGAATTATTGCATCAGGTCATTCATCCCGACTGGTACCTGGAAATCGGCACCCGAACAGGGGCCAGTCTAAAACTCAGCGCGGCCAAATCCATTGCCGTTGATCCGGACTATCAGCTCAGTCACGAGGTGATACAGAACAAGCCTGCGCTCCATGCCTTTCAGGAAAGCAGTGACGCTTTTTTCGAAGCCGGGCGTATACAACACCTCGGGGCACGCATTGACCTTGCAAGCCTGAATGGCAAGCATCTGTTTGAAGATCTGCTGCGTGACTTTATCGGTACTGAAAAGTGCTGCGCGCAAAACGGACTTATCGTGTTTCAGGGCGGCCTGCCGCAGGATGAGGCGATGGCGTCGCGCGATCACGGGCCCGTTGCACCAGCGGACTGGGCTGGTGACATATGGAAGATCCTGCCTGTTTTGAAAAGATACCGTCCCGATCTCAAGATTGACGTCTTGGATGCGGCACCAACCGGACTGGTGATTGTCAGCAATCTTGATCCGCACAACACAGTGCTGGAAGAGAACTACGCGGCCATCGTGCAGGACTACCAGAATACGACCCTGCAAGACTATGGCGTTGAACGCTACTTTTCAGCGCTCGATATTCAAAGTGCCGCTGACAGCAGATGGCTCTGTGCCTTTCCCTTCGAGCTTGGGAAGGGCTGGCGGGACAAACCCGATATATCCATCAAGATCGCGGCACCCACGCGCGACAAGATGGTCAAATGGGGCGATTATCACTTTGCAAGAAGCCTTGCGCGCGCGTTTTGTCGATTGGGGTATAAGACAACGATCTGTCCGGCTGAGGATTGGTATCTGCATCGCCGCGCGGGTGGCATTGATCTGGTGCTGCGCGGGCGTGCCAATTTTCACCGCCAACCCGGGCGGTTATGCCTGATGTGGGCCATCTCAAAAGCGATGCGTGCAGTGAATTACACGAATGCAGATCATGTTTTCTGGGCATCAAAACAGCTGTTTGAAAAAGCAAAGCTAGACCAGCCCGACGGACAGTTTTCCCTTCTGCCACAGGCTTTCGACCATGATCTGATGACATTGGGGCCAAAAAAGGCGCGTAAAGGGTTGGCCTTTGTCGGGCGCGCGCGTGCGGGATTTGAACGATCAAGCGTTGTTCACGCCGCGCAGGCAAATGAAGATTTGCGGATTTGGGGGCCCGGATGGCAGGCTGGCAAATACGCGCCATATGTCGTTGCCGAAGGTGTGCCCAATGACGATCTTGCAGAGATTTACCAGTCAGCCCAGGTCGTCCTGAATGATCACACGGCGACCATGAAAGAGAGCGGTTTTCTCTCGAACAGGGTGTTTGATACGCTCGCTTGCGGGGCGATCCCCCTGTCGGAAGATGTGGGGTGGTTGCCCGATGACATTGCGGATTTTGTCTATCTTTACCACGATCAAGAAAGCTTTGCGGCGGGCGTGGCCCGTGCACGTGCTGAATCAGCCGCCAAGCGCAAGAAACGCGACACCTTGGCGCGGCAATTGGTCGCTGTGCATTCGTTCAAGGCGCGTGCGGTTGAAATTCTCAAGGTCGCAGAGGCTTTGCGCGCTGAAACCTTGTCGGCATGA
- a CDS encoding glycosyltransferase family 2 protein, with translation MTRFVIATPMKNEGPFIVEWVAHNLAIGVDAIAVFSNDCSDGSDALLDRLDAMGKVHHFDNTFGGKPAPQRRAYRRFLKMDLAGPEDWVIPIDADEYINIKTGDHTLQALTRAVPDARTLSMTWRLFGNAGVVGYKDKFLTDQFRSAAADHTPRPPQAWGLKTMFQRDLWGHIGVHRPKRPTVEQFSETQWYNGSGQPMPDRYMQGSWRSGPDSLGYDLVQLNHYALKSCESYLVKKARGRAHHGGEALGLEYWQKMNHNRIEDRSIDAIRPRKAAIYKELLADSELRTLHDACCENHRALIRELQTRPDFNDLMAALVPDAETAARGSDQSTT, from the coding sequence ATGACACGCTTTGTCATCGCGACCCCGATGAAAAATGAAGGCCCGTTCATCGTTGAATGGGTTGCGCATAATCTGGCCATCGGCGTGGATGCGATTGCTGTCTTTTCCAACGATTGTTCTGACGGTTCCGATGCGCTGCTTGACCGGCTTGATGCGATGGGCAAAGTGCATCACTTCGACAATACATTCGGCGGTAAACCCGCGCCCCAGCGCCGCGCCTACCGTCGCTTTCTGAAGATGGATCTCGCGGGTCCCGAAGACTGGGTGATCCCGATTGATGCTGACGAATATATCAACATCAAGACAGGCGATCACACGCTTCAGGCGCTGACCCGTGCGGTTCCTGATGCGCGGACGCTGTCGATGACATGGCGCCTTTTCGGAAATGCGGGTGTGGTCGGCTACAAGGACAAGTTCCTGACAGATCAATTCCGCAGCGCCGCCGCAGATCACACACCACGCCCGCCGCAGGCCTGGGGTCTCAAGACCATGTTCCAGCGCGATCTTTGGGGGCATATCGGTGTGCATCGTCCCAAACGCCCCACGGTCGAACAGTTTTCGGAAACACAGTGGTACAACGGCTCTGGCCAGCCGATGCCGGACAGGTACATGCAGGGCAGCTGGCGGTCGGGCCCGGATTCGCTTGGCTACGATCTTGTCCAGCTGAACCACTACGCCTTGAAGTCATGCGAATCCTATCTGGTCAAAAAGGCACGCGGGCGTGCACATCATGGGGGCGAGGCGCTTGGGTTGGAATACTGGCAGAAGATGAACCACAACCGGATCGAGGATCGCTCCATCGACGCGATCCGCCCGCGCAAAGCCGCGATCTATAAAGAGCTGCTTGCGGATAGCGAACTGCGCACCCTGCATGACGCCTGTTGTGAAAACCACCGTGCCTTGATCAGGGAGCTGCAGACGCGACCGGATTTCAATGACCTGATGGCGGCGCTGGTACCGGATGCCGAAACGGCGGCGCGCGGAAGCGATCAGTCAACCACCTGA